The Liquorilactobacillus nagelii DSM 13675 DNA window TCTGAACCTTAGTAGTAATCGTTGACTGTCCATCTGAGTTTAATAATTCAGGAACTAACGAACTAGCATTAACTTTATTAATTAAATAGCTATAACTAGGTAAAGTTATAGCCTGCTTATATGCAAGCTGATATTGTGAATTTTCCAATTCATACTCAACTGGTAGCTGTTGAATATTTTTATTCTTTAGTTGCTGTTTGATCTTATTCCAAATTAATTGTTTAAAAGTTATTTGGAACACGTTCTTATCCGAATCATTTAGTAAGTAGATTACACCTTTACTATTTAAAGGAATCAGAATTCGATTATATTTTAGATTTTGATATTTAGTAATTTTTTGCTTAAATGCCTGATTAAACAATCGAATTGTCACTGGTGAACCGTAATTCAAAACAATTGCATTGTTTTGCTTTAAAAAAGATTGATAGTCAGTTAAATTTTTATGCCGAGATATCTGTTGCACTTTTTGTTTAGTAATTTGTTGCCGAAAACTCTGCACTAAATCTACATGGCTGCTAACTAACTGATATAAATTATTTGATTCGCTTAGAACCACTTGGGTTGGTAAAAAAACATCACCAATTTCCTTGTGATCGTTATTTTGTAAAGTATCTCCTGTAGCTGTCGTTGCTTTTGAATTATGCTGAAAAGTTGCCGGGTTAAGCCAAATAATTGCCGTCAATAAAATACTAATGATAACCGTAATTATTAGTCCGCTATGCAGCAAAAAATTCCTAAGCTTCATCCCACAGATCCTCCTCATATTCTTGATATGGCAACGAAATGTAGAATGTCGATCCTTTATTCTCAATGCTATCGACCCAAATTCTACCGCCGTGCATTTCAATAACCTCTTTAGAAATTGCTAAGCCTAATCCAGTTCCACCCTGAGCTCGAGAACGAGCCTTATCAACGCGGAAGAAACGATCAAAGATATGTCCAATGTCTTTTTTAGGAATTCCCAATCCTTGATCTGAAATACTCAAAATCACGTGACTGTGAGTTTCCAATAAACGACAAGTAATAACGCCACCATCAGGGGAATATTTAATCGCATTATTCATGATATTATCAATTACCTGGATAAATTTATCCGTATCAATCTCAACCCAAAGTTCTCGTCGTGTAAAGTCTCGTTTAATACTGTAATGTTTATTTTTCTTACTATCTTCAGGTTCATTTTTCAACATCATGTCAAAACGATCTAAGATATAATTATACAATTCGTTTAAATTGACTAACTCCAGCTCTAATTTAGCTGTGCCAGAATCCATTCGTGATAAGCTTAAAAGATCATTAACCATGCGAATCATTCGATCTGTTTCGTCTTGAGTAACTTTCAAAAAACCAGGGGCAACTTTTTCATCTCTCCAAGCCCCGTCATTTAGCGCTTCAATATAGCTGCGCATACTTGTTAAAGGGGTGCGCAATTCATGTGAGACATTAGAAACAAACTCTCTTCGTTCTCGATCAATTCGCTGTTGCTCAGTTACATCATGTAAAACACAGACTAACCCACTAATAAAACCAGATTCTCGTTGAATTAAGGAAAAGTAAGCATTCAAAATTTGGTCATGATTTTCATCTGATAAATCAATAATAATTTGATCTTGATTTTCCAATAAATCTCGCAAAGTGTAGTGCCCGCGAATATTTAAAATATCTAGAATGGATTGTCCTTCCGCAATATTAGCCGCAATATCTAAATCCGCCGATGCAGTTTCATTCATAATGATAACGTTTCCACGCCGATCGGTTGCAATAACGCCATCAGACATATGTGATAAAACACTGTCTAATCGTCGTCTTTCAGCTTCGGATGCTTCTTGAGCTTCCTCAACTCGAACAGATAAATTATTAACTGCCTGAGCTAACTGCCCCAACTCATCTCGACCATAGATTCTGACTTGACCAGAATAATCTCCACGAGCAATTCGCGCTGTTTGTTTTTTCATATCATCAATCGGTTTGGTAATTGCACTTGAAATTAAAATCGCTAAAAACAGCCCTAAACCAGTTGCAATTAGTGAGGCTGTGGCAAAGATAGCTGTCACCTTGTTGAGAGAATCATAGACTGGCTCTAAACTCGCTCGTAAATAAACCGCACCGACCAAGGTA harbors:
- a CDS encoding YycH family regulatory protein; the protein is MKLRNFLLHSGLIITVIISILLTAIIWLNPATFQHNSKATTATGDTLQNNDHKEIGDVFLPTQVVLSESNNLYQLVSSHVDLVQSFRQQITKQKVQQISRHKNLTDYQSFLKQNNAIVLNYGSPVTIRLFNQAFKQKITKYQNLKYNRILIPLNSKGVIYLLNDSDKNVFQITFKQLIWNKIKQQLKNKNIQQLPVEYELENSQYQLAYKQAITLPSYSYLINKVNASSLVPELLNSDGQSTITTKVQKNQTVYSDGGDNRMVISNKTGKVTFSSYSNLNYYTGTKRSHVESLSYSDLLKQSFIRINSIGNSLDDVRFDRFDSTSETATFHSFVAGFPIINSNDYGGFRIQILNAGGQQYNFSIYSLQVMVPSSGRQLTLPATAQVYQSLIQAGYAPAKIKGIKIGYRWQTNHSSKLVADLIPSYFVNINGKWSSYSSLLENTDTSNTR
- the walK gene encoding cell wall metabolism sensor histidine kinase WalK gives rise to the protein MNKKLHFFQSIHFKIALVFALLLLITFQIVGAYFLQQLKRDDLKTFKQQIELSSYVDNSLIDNLTKSSVTQANDRIRDLLEDINNSNITEVQVVDTKGSVRGDSDVNNQNLVGQKTTDADIKQVLYNAKTYTKLTYDRSDNKRYYVSITPLFSAGGNNNTLVGAVYLRASLEPVYDSLNKVTAIFATASLIATGLGLFLAILISSAITKPIDDMKKQTARIARGDYSGQVRIYGRDELGQLAQAVNNLSVRVEEAQEASEAERRRLDSVLSHMSDGVIATDRRGNVIIMNETASADLDIAANIAEGQSILDILNIRGHYTLRDLLENQDQIIIDLSDENHDQILNAYFSLIQRESGFISGLVCVLHDVTEQQRIDRERREFVSNVSHELRTPLTSMRSYIEALNDGAWRDEKVAPGFLKVTQDETDRMIRMVNDLLSLSRMDSGTAKLELELVNLNELYNYILDRFDMMLKNEPEDSKKNKHYSIKRDFTRRELWVEIDTDKFIQVIDNIMNNAIKYSPDGGVITCRLLETHSHVILSISDQGLGIPKKDIGHIFDRFFRVDKARSRAQGGTGLGLAISKEVIEMHGGRIWVDSIENKGSTFYISLPYQEYEEDLWDEA